In Mycolicibacterium alvei, a single window of DNA contains:
- a CDS encoding TIGR01777 family oxidoreductase, whose product MADAVIAIAGSSGLIGSALVSTLRAADHRVLRIVRRAPSNGDELFWNPDTGEFDASALCGVDAVVNLCGVGVGEKRWSGAFKQSLRDSRIDPTEVLAGAVADAGVPVLINASAVGYYGDTRDRVTDESAPEGRGFLAGLCADWEAATAPAVAAGSRVVLLRSGLVMSPAGGMVNRLRPLFSLGLGARLGNGRQYIPWISLEDEVRAVLFAMANESLSGPVNLTGPAPVTNAEFTAALGRALNRPTPVMVPGFALRTLLGEFADEGLLIGQRAIPAALERAGFTFHHNTVGEALAYATATKDL is encoded by the coding sequence GTGGCGGATGCCGTCATCGCGATAGCGGGATCATCCGGTCTGATCGGTTCGGCGCTGGTCTCAACGCTGCGCGCCGCCGATCACCGGGTGCTCCGGATCGTACGCAGGGCACCATCGAACGGCGACGAGCTGTTCTGGAACCCCGACACCGGGGAGTTCGACGCGTCGGCGTTGTGCGGTGTGGACGCGGTGGTGAACCTCTGCGGGGTCGGCGTCGGCGAGAAGCGTTGGTCGGGCGCCTTCAAGCAGAGCCTGCGCGACAGCCGGATCGATCCCACCGAGGTGCTCGCGGGCGCGGTAGCCGATGCCGGGGTGCCAGTGCTGATCAATGCGAGCGCCGTGGGTTACTACGGCGACACCCGGGACCGGGTGACCGACGAGTCCGCACCCGAAGGACGCGGGTTCCTGGCCGGGCTGTGCGCCGACTGGGAGGCGGCCACCGCGCCGGCGGTCGCTGCCGGCTCTCGGGTGGTGCTGCTGCGCTCCGGACTTGTCATGTCCCCGGCGGGCGGCATGGTGAACCGGCTCAGACCGCTGTTCTCACTGGGCCTGGGCGCCCGCTTGGGCAACGGCCGGCAGTACATCCCGTGGATCAGTCTGGAGGACGAGGTCCGCGCGGTGTTGTTCGCGATGGCGAACGAAAGCCTGTCGGGTCCGGTCAATCTCACCGGGCCGGCTCCGGTGACCAACGCCGAGTTCACGGCGGCACTGGGCCGGGCCCTCAACCGGCCCACGCCGGTGATGGTGCCCGGTTTCGCGTTGCGCACGCTGCTCGGCGAGTTCGCCGACGAAGGACTTCTCATCGGCCAGCGCGCCATTCCCGCCGCGCTGGAACGCGCCGGTTTCACCTTTCACCACAACACCGTCGGCGAGGCACTGGCCTACGCCACCGCGACCAAAGACCTGTGA
- the sucB gene encoding 2-oxoglutarate dehydrogenase, E2 component, dihydrolipoamide succinyltransferase: MAISVQMPALGESVTEGTVTRWLKQEGDAVELDEPLLEVSTDKVDTEIPSPAAGVLTKIVAQEDDTVEIGGELAVIGEAGETPAAAPEPESQPEPEPEPAPAAPEPAAPAVQEQAAPAAPAAPAPSGSATSVVMPELGESVAEGTVTRWLKKVGDSVGVDEPLVEVSTDKVDTEIPSPVAGTLLSISAEEDDIVAVGGELAKIGDASAAPAAAPAPAPAAPAPAAPAPAPAPEPKPEPKPAPAPAATPAPAPAAPAPAPAATPAAGDGSPYVTPLVRKLATENGVDLTTVKGTGVGGRIRKQDVLAAAEAKKAPPAPPAPAAPAAAAPAASAAPAPALAHLRGTTQKANRIRQITAKKTRESLQATAQLTQTHEVDMTKIVALRAQAKADFAEREGVNLTYLPFIARAVIDALKVHPNINASYNEDTKEITYYDAEHLGFAVDTDQGLLSPVIHNAGDLSLGGLARAISDIAARARSGNLKPDELSGGTFTITNIGSQGALFDTPILVPPQAAMLGTGAIVKRPRVISDAYGNESIGVRSVCYLPLTYDHRLIDGADAGRFVTTIKRRLEEGAFEADLGL; this comes from the coding sequence ATGGCCATCTCCGTCCAGATGCCCGCGCTAGGTGAAAGTGTCACCGAGGGGACCGTCACCCGTTGGCTTAAACAGGAGGGCGACGCCGTCGAACTCGACGAGCCGCTGCTGGAGGTGTCCACAGACAAGGTCGATACCGAGATCCCGTCGCCCGCCGCGGGTGTGTTGACGAAGATCGTCGCCCAGGAGGACGACACCGTCGAGATCGGCGGCGAGCTCGCGGTCATCGGCGAGGCCGGCGAAACCCCCGCTGCCGCCCCGGAACCGGAATCCCAGCCCGAACCCGAGCCGGAGCCCGCCCCGGCCGCACCCGAGCCCGCCGCTCCTGCCGTCCAGGAGCAGGCCGCCCCCGCCGCGCCGGCGGCCCCGGCCCCTTCCGGGTCGGCCACCTCCGTCGTGATGCCCGAGTTGGGCGAATCTGTCGCCGAGGGCACCGTCACCCGGTGGCTCAAGAAGGTCGGCGATTCCGTCGGTGTCGACGAGCCGCTGGTCGAGGTGTCCACTGACAAGGTCGACACCGAGATCCCGTCCCCGGTGGCCGGCACCCTGCTGTCGATCAGCGCGGAGGAGGACGACATCGTCGCGGTCGGCGGCGAGCTGGCCAAGATCGGCGACGCGTCCGCCGCGCCGGCAGCTGCTCCCGCTCCCGCTCCCGCAGCGCCCGCTCCGGCAGCCCCGGCCCCGGCTCCCGCGCCTGAGCCCAAGCCGGAACCGAAACCCGCACCAGCACCCGCCGCCACCCCGGCTCCCGCTCCGGCGGCACCGGCACCCGCACCGGCAGCCACCCCCGCCGCCGGCGACGGCTCGCCGTACGTCACCCCGCTGGTCCGAAAGTTGGCCACGGAGAACGGTGTTGACCTCACGACGGTGAAGGGCACCGGCGTCGGTGGCCGCATCCGCAAGCAGGATGTGCTCGCGGCGGCCGAGGCCAAGAAGGCTCCCCCGGCTCCCCCGGCACCGGCAGCTCCTGCCGCGGCCGCGCCCGCCGCCTCGGCTGCACCGGCCCCGGCCCTGGCGCACCTGCGCGGAACCACGCAGAAGGCCAACCGGATTCGCCAGATCACCGCGAAGAAGACCCGCGAATCGTTGCAGGCGACTGCGCAGTTGACCCAGACCCACGAGGTCGACATGACCAAGATCGTGGCGTTGCGGGCACAGGCGAAGGCCGACTTCGCCGAGCGCGAGGGGGTCAATCTCACCTACCTGCCGTTCATCGCCCGCGCCGTCATCGACGCTCTGAAGGTCCACCCGAACATCAACGCGAGCTACAACGAGGACACCAAGGAGATCACCTACTACGACGCCGAGCACCTCGGCTTCGCGGTCGACACCGACCAGGGTCTGCTCTCCCCGGTGATCCACAACGCCGGTGACCTGTCGCTGGGCGGGCTGGCACGCGCCATCTCCGACATCGCGGCGCGAGCCCGGTCGGGCAACCTCAAGCCCGACGAGCTGTCCGGCGGCACGTTCACCATCACCAACATCGGCAGCCAGGGTGCGCTGTTCGACACCCCGATCCTGGTGCCGCCGCAGGCGGCGATGCTGGGCACCGGGGCGATCGTCAAGCGTCCGCGGGTGATCTCCGATGCCTACGGCAATGAGTCGATCGGTGTGCGCTCGGTGTGCTACCTGCCGCTGACCTACGACCACCGACTGATCGACGGCGCCGACGCCGGCCGGTTCGTGACTACCATCAAGCGCAGGCTCGAAGAAGGTGCTTTCGAAGCCGATCTCGGGCTGTAA
- a CDS encoding oxidoreductase, with protein sequence MGLFDTFRRSRSARGSDSDQAGDLQYLQSWAAGHVGVEAFVEPRTTVTEVTVVLVAADGEWTRRRTGGEVGARRLSDRLQIPVYDVQKVGYPQRMRDYDARRRIERRRAVYRELDDR encoded by the coding sequence TTGGGCCTGTTCGATACGTTTCGCCGAAGCCGGTCGGCGCGCGGATCAGACAGCGACCAGGCCGGGGACCTGCAGTATCTGCAAAGCTGGGCAGCCGGCCATGTTGGGGTGGAGGCATTCGTCGAGCCCCGCACCACGGTCACCGAGGTGACTGTCGTGCTCGTTGCTGCCGACGGGGAATGGACCCGGCGCCGAACGGGCGGCGAGGTGGGTGCGCGCCGGCTCAGCGACCGCCTCCAGATCCCCGTGTATGACGTGCAGAAGGTGGGGTATCCGCAACGGATGCGGGACTACGACGCTCGTCGTCGCATCGAACGCCGGCGCGCGGTGTACCGGGAACTCGACGACCGCTAG
- a CDS encoding SDR family oxidoreductase — protein sequence MQRFVDSPDGTRIAVYEQGDRQRPTLVMAHGWPDSHVLWNGVTGELEDRFHIVRYDNRGAGASDVPKPVRAYRMDRFADDLSAVIDAVSPGRPVHVLAHDWGSVGVWEYLSRPEASERVASFTSVSGPSTDHYGSFVRGRLARPYRPIRFAKAVNLASRFSYWIPFSVPVAAPALMRRGAARRLQAIDTAGPKFQSETLDIDAANGLKIYRANAIRSFTTLRSDHNVTVPVQLICNDHDPVVRGHGFEEESKWVPLLWRRDLNAGHWAPFSHWHAIANATAELIEHIEGAPASRALRRAQVGRSRESFSDTLVSVTGAGSGIGRATALAFAAQGAELVVSDIDEISAKNTAGEIAARGGVAHAYGLDVSDAEAVENFVDRVCSTHGIPDVVVNNAGIGHGGKFLDTPADQYDRVLDVNFGGVVNCCRSFARRLVDRGTGGHIVNVASMAAYSPSASMNAYSTSKAAVFMFSDCLRAELNSAGVGLTTICPGMIDTNIIDTTRFDVPAEKQGQVEQLRAQTKKMFAARRYGPDKVAKAIVAAVRNDKAIRPVTPEAYAAYGVARVVPSVLRRAARSGSL from the coding sequence ATGCAGCGCTTCGTCGACAGCCCGGACGGAACCCGCATCGCGGTGTACGAACAGGGGGATCGGCAGCGCCCCACGCTCGTCATGGCCCACGGATGGCCGGACTCGCATGTGCTGTGGAACGGCGTCACGGGAGAGCTCGAGGACCGCTTCCACATCGTGCGGTACGACAACCGCGGGGCAGGGGCCTCGGATGTGCCGAAGCCGGTCAGGGCCTACCGGATGGACCGGTTCGCCGACGACCTGTCCGCGGTGATCGACGCCGTGAGCCCCGGACGCCCGGTTCACGTGTTGGCCCACGACTGGGGGTCGGTCGGGGTGTGGGAGTACCTGAGCCGGCCGGAGGCCTCCGAACGGGTGGCCTCGTTCACGTCGGTATCGGGGCCGAGCACCGATCACTACGGGTCGTTCGTGCGTGGCCGCCTGGCGCGCCCCTACCGGCCGATCCGGTTCGCCAAGGCGGTGAACCTGGCATCGCGGTTCAGCTACTGGATTCCGTTCTCGGTCCCGGTCGCCGCGCCCGCATTGATGCGGCGGGGTGCGGCGCGTCGGCTGCAGGCCATCGACACCGCAGGCCCCAAGTTCCAGTCCGAGACGCTCGACATCGATGCGGCAAACGGGCTGAAGATCTACCGTGCCAACGCGATTCGCTCGTTCACGACGTTGCGCAGCGATCACAACGTGACAGTGCCGGTGCAGTTGATCTGCAACGACCACGATCCCGTGGTGCGTGGGCACGGCTTCGAGGAAGAGTCCAAGTGGGTGCCGCTGCTGTGGCGTCGTGACCTCAACGCCGGGCACTGGGCCCCGTTCTCGCACTGGCACGCCATCGCCAATGCGACGGCCGAGTTGATCGAGCACATCGAGGGCGCTCCCGCATCCCGTGCGCTGCGACGCGCTCAGGTCGGCCGGTCACGCGAATCCTTCAGCGACACCCTGGTTTCGGTGACCGGTGCGGGCAGCGGTATCGGCCGTGCCACCGCGCTGGCGTTCGCCGCGCAAGGTGCCGAACTCGTGGTCAGCGACATCGACGAGATTTCGGCCAAGAACACCGCAGGCGAGATCGCGGCGCGCGGTGGGGTGGCACATGCCTACGGCCTCGACGTGTCCGACGCCGAGGCGGTGGAGAACTTCGTCGACCGGGTCTGCAGTACGCACGGCATCCCCGATGTGGTCGTCAACAACGCCGGGATCGGCCACGGCGGTAAGTTCCTGGACACCCCGGCCGATCAGTACGACCGGGTACTGGATGTGAACTTCGGTGGAGTCGTCAACTGTTGCAGGTCATTTGCCCGCCGCCTCGTGGACCGCGGTACCGGCGGCCACATCGTCAACGTGGCGTCAATGGCCGCCTATTCGCCATCGGCATCGATGAACGCCTACTCCACGAGCAAGGCGGCGGTCTTCATGTTCTCCGACTGCCTGCGCGCCGAATTGAACTCGGCGGGAGTCGGTTTGACCACGATCTGCCCGGGCATGATCGACACCAACATCATCGACACCACCCGCTTCGACGTCCCAGCCGAGAAGCAGGGCCAGGTCGAGCAGTTGCGGGCCCAGACCAAGAAGATGTTCGCCGCGCGGCGCTACGGCCCGGACAAGGTGGCCAAGGCCATCGTCGCGGCCGTCCGCAACGACAAGGCGATCCGCCCCGTCACCCCGGAGGCCTATGCGGCATACGGGGTGGCACGGGTGGTGCCCTCGGTACTGCGCCGGGCGGCGCGTTCGGGCTCGCTGTAA
- a CDS encoding lytic transglycosylase domain-containing protein — MARFLQNLAIFFTLGAAVAGCSGSPDPPPAAPPSTTMSTTHPPASTPAAPVGAQPRLAADPVRLADDLVADERALRDPSTPEPALTQAARRQQVAYRAIGRHPEWDGIIRPRIPGELVAFYDRNVDARRQLATLAHPKDTLPAWRINPPPPADMLVSAYRDAEAASGVDWHYLAAINLIETHFGSVAGDSTAGAQGPMQFMPSTFAAYGLGGDIHSPRDSIMAAGNYLAANGFADNPDHALFRYNNADAYVRAVTDYATAMAADPAAFGAFYRWDVYYVSTAGDVLLPIGYAAESRIPVGEYLTAHPQ, encoded by the coding sequence ATGGCGAGATTTCTCCAGAACCTGGCCATTTTCTTCACGTTGGGCGCAGCTGTCGCCGGCTGTTCGGGCTCACCGGACCCGCCGCCCGCGGCTCCACCCAGCACGACGATGTCGACGACGCACCCGCCGGCATCCACACCCGCCGCCCCGGTCGGCGCGCAACCCCGCCTGGCTGCGGACCCCGTCCGGCTGGCCGACGACCTCGTTGCCGACGAGCGGGCACTGCGCGACCCGTCGACTCCGGAGCCGGCGCTGACGCAGGCCGCCCGCCGCCAACAGGTCGCCTACCGGGCGATCGGCCGTCACCCCGAATGGGACGGGATCATCCGTCCCCGGATCCCCGGCGAACTGGTCGCGTTCTATGACCGCAATGTCGACGCGCGGCGGCAGCTCGCCACCCTGGCCCACCCCAAGGACACGCTGCCCGCGTGGCGCATCAACCCGCCGCCCCCGGCCGACATGCTGGTCAGCGCCTACCGCGACGCCGAAGCCGCCTCCGGTGTGGACTGGCATTACCTGGCCGCGATCAACCTGATCGAGACGCACTTCGGCAGCGTGGCCGGTGACAGCACGGCCGGGGCACAGGGCCCCATGCAGTTCATGCCGTCCACCTTCGCGGCGTACGGCCTGGGTGGTGATATCCACTCACCTCGGGACAGCATCATGGCTGCCGGGAATTACCTGGCCGCCAACGGTTTTGCGGACAACCCCGACCACGCCCTGTTCCGGTACAACAACGCCGACGCGTACGTGCGAGCGGTCACCGACTATGCCACCGCGATGGCCGCCGATCCCGCGGCATTCGGCGCGTTCTACCGCTGGGACGTCTATTACGTCTCCACCGCCGGTGACGTGCTGCTGCCCATCGGGTATGCCGCCGAATCGCGGATCCCCGTCGGCGAATACCTCACCGCGCATCCGCAGTAG
- a CDS encoding leucyl aminopeptidase has product MGGVSPANPGYQVPNVTVSASLPKRRSDAVLIVPVVSGPDDDATATVVGNPFLDAEAVGEIEVALKALGAKGGTDQVTRVPVPSLPVASVLVVGLGTPRDEWPADAIRRAAGTAARSLNGTEKVITTLSHIDLEAAVEGLILGAYRFSDFRSAKTAPKDAGLTAVTALTADTTAATKAQAQRAVDIASAVAIARDFVNTPPSHLFPDEFAKRAKTLGESAGLEVEVLDDKALTKAGYGGIVGVGKGSSRPPRLVRLTHRGGKKSKRVALVGKGITFDTGGISIKPAANMHHMTSDMGGAAAVIATVVLAARQKLPIEVIATVPMAENMPSATAQRPGDVLTQYGGITVEVLNTDAEGRLILADAIVRACEDDPDYLIETSTLTGAQTVALGSRTPGVMGSEEFRDRVATLSQAAGENAWAMPLPEELKDDLKSSVADLANVSGSRYAGMLVAGTYLREFVADGVQWTHIDIAAPAYNTGGAWGYTPKGGTGVPTRTMFAVLEDIAANG; this is encoded by the coding sequence GTGGGCGGGGTGAGCCCCGCAAATCCCGGTTACCAGGTTCCCAACGTCACCGTCAGTGCGTCGCTGCCCAAACGCAGGAGCGACGCCGTGCTGATCGTTCCCGTGGTCAGCGGACCCGATGACGACGCAACCGCCACCGTCGTCGGCAACCCGTTCCTCGACGCCGAGGCGGTCGGCGAGATCGAGGTCGCGCTCAAGGCCCTCGGCGCGAAGGGTGGCACCGACCAGGTCACCAGGGTGCCCGTGCCGTCGCTTCCGGTCGCCAGCGTGCTGGTTGTCGGCCTCGGCACGCCCCGCGACGAGTGGCCCGCCGATGCGATCCGCCGGGCTGCCGGTACCGCGGCGCGGTCACTGAACGGCACCGAGAAGGTCATCACCACGCTGTCCCACATCGATCTGGAAGCCGCCGTCGAGGGCCTGATCCTGGGCGCCTACCGATTCAGCGACTTCCGTAGCGCCAAGACCGCACCGAAAGACGCCGGCCTGACCGCGGTCACCGCGCTGACCGCCGACACCACGGCAGCGACGAAGGCGCAGGCACAGCGCGCGGTAGACATCGCTTCGGCGGTCGCGATTGCCCGCGACTTCGTCAACACCCCGCCCAGCCACCTGTTTCCCGACGAATTCGCCAAGCGGGCAAAGACTTTGGGTGAGTCTGCCGGGCTTGAGGTCGAGGTGCTCGACGACAAGGCCCTGACCAAGGCGGGCTACGGCGGCATCGTGGGGGTCGGCAAGGGGTCCTCGCGTCCGCCGCGTCTGGTGCGACTGACCCACCGGGGCGGCAAGAAGAGCAAGCGCGTCGCGCTGGTCGGCAAGGGCATCACCTTCGACACCGGCGGCATCTCGATCAAGCCGGCGGCCAATATGCACCACATGACCTCGGACATGGGTGGTGCGGCGGCGGTCATCGCGACCGTGGTGCTGGCCGCCAGGCAGAAACTGCCCATCGAGGTCATCGCGACCGTGCCGATGGCCGAGAACATGCCGTCGGCGACCGCGCAGCGTCCGGGCGACGTGCTCACCCAGTACGGCGGGATCACCGTCGAAGTGCTCAACACCGACGCCGAGGGCCGACTGATCCTGGCCGATGCCATCGTGCGGGCCTGCGAGGACGACCCCGATTACCTGATCGAGACCTCGACGCTGACCGGCGCCCAGACCGTCGCGCTGGGCTCTCGCACACCGGGTGTCATGGGCAGCGAGGAGTTCCGCGACCGGGTTGCGACGCTGTCGCAGGCCGCCGGTGAAAACGCCTGGGCCATGCCGTTGCCCGAGGAACTCAAGGATGATCTGAAGTCCTCGGTGGCCGATCTGGCCAACGTCAGCGGGTCCCGCTATGCCGGGATGCTGGTCGCGGGCACCTACCTGCGCGAGTTCGTCGCAGACGGAGTCCAGTGGACGCACATCGACATCGCCGCCCCTGCCTACAACACCGGGGGCGCTTGGGGTTACACCCCCAAGGGCGGCACCGGAGTCCCGACGCGCACGATGTTCGCGGTCCTGGAAGATATCGCCGCGAACGGCTAG
- a CDS encoding adenylate/guanylate cyclase domain-containing protein, whose amino-acid sequence MVDFDALAAAGIADARGRAPLIEYLDRLGFTAEQMIEAESRGRLFGLAGDVLQWSGPPEYCLADVAAEIDVPLEDVQRAWAALGLTVSGCDVRTLSRADVETLRTWAELRVLVGDVEATGLLRVIGSGMARLAEALSSMSRASTPDIQLNITHDELTTAKAYRVAAGFIPRIGSMIDAVHRHHVMSARSYFEHVARDGSSDVLCGIGFADLSGFTALTQMLTSTELSALLNEFSAISTEVVHAAGCRVVKFIGDAIMWVGSEPAELLQVAIDLVTHPRAADAHLQVRAGLDFGEVLAIGGDYFGNPVNRAARLVAAAAPSQILVSEPLCGLLDERAFAAARSLTLKGFDAPVTAYPLRLGWAG is encoded by the coding sequence GTGGTCGATTTCGATGCACTGGCAGCCGCCGGGATTGCCGACGCTCGTGGGCGCGCCCCGCTCATCGAGTACCTCGACAGGCTGGGTTTCACTGCTGAGCAGATGATCGAGGCGGAGTCCCGGGGCCGGTTGTTCGGACTGGCCGGGGATGTCCTGCAGTGGTCGGGCCCACCGGAATACTGTCTGGCCGACGTGGCCGCCGAGATCGATGTCCCGCTGGAAGACGTGCAGCGGGCGTGGGCCGCGCTGGGTCTGACCGTGTCCGGTTGCGATGTGAGGACCCTGAGCCGGGCCGATGTGGAGACCTTGCGCACCTGGGCGGAGCTGCGGGTGCTGGTCGGCGACGTCGAGGCCACCGGCCTGCTGCGGGTGATCGGTTCGGGTATGGCCCGCCTGGCCGAAGCGCTGTCGTCGATGAGCCGGGCCAGTACGCCCGACATTCAGCTCAACATCACCCACGATGAGCTCACCACCGCCAAGGCGTACCGGGTCGCGGCCGGATTCATCCCGCGGATCGGCTCGATGATCGACGCCGTGCACCGCCACCATGTGATGAGCGCACGCAGCTATTTCGAGCATGTGGCCCGCGACGGATCTTCGGATGTGTTGTGTGGCATCGGTTTTGCCGATCTGTCGGGGTTCACCGCGCTCACCCAGATGTTGACCAGTACCGAACTGTCGGCACTGCTCAACGAGTTCAGCGCCATCAGCACCGAGGTCGTGCACGCCGCCGGTTGTCGCGTGGTCAAGTTCATCGGGGACGCCATCATGTGGGTGGGCTCCGAGCCCGCCGAACTGCTCCAGGTTGCCATCGACCTGGTAACTCACCCACGGGCCGCCGACGCCCACCTGCAGGTGCGGGCCGGACTTGATTTCGGCGAGGTGCTGGCCATCGGTGGCGATTATTTCGGTAACCCGGTGAATCGGGCGGCCCGTCTCGTCGCCGCCGCCGCACCCAGCCAGATCCTGGTATCCGAACCGCTGTGTGGGCTCCTCGACGAGCGGGCGTTCGCCGCGGCTCGCTCGCTGACACTGAAGGGTTTCGACGCACCGGTCACGGCGTATCCGCTGCGTCTAGGGTGGGCGGGGTGA
- the gcvT gene encoding glycine cleavage system aminomethyltransferase GcvT has protein sequence MSDDLLHGPLEDRHRELGASFAEFGGWLMPVSYAGTVAEHNATRESVGLFDVSHLGKALVKGPGAAAYVNSAFTNDLNRIGPGKAQYTLCCTENGGAAGVIDDLIAYYVSDDEIFLVPNAANTAAVVAELKKHAPDGLTITDEHRSYAVLAVQGPKSTEVLAALGLPTEMDYMGYVDADYDGVFVRVCRTGYTGEHGYELLPDWDRAGVVFDALVAAVRAAGGEPAGLGARDTLRTEMGYPLHGHELSLDISPLQARCGWAIGWKKDAFWGRDALLAEKQAGPARVLRGLKAVGRGVLRADLAVLDGDTRIGTTTSGTFSPSLKVGIALALIDTAHDIADGQRVSVDVRGRAVECEVVKPPFVAAKTR, from the coding sequence GTGAGTGACGACCTGCTGCACGGCCCGTTGGAAGACCGCCACCGCGAACTGGGGGCCAGTTTTGCCGAGTTCGGCGGCTGGCTGATGCCGGTGTCCTATGCCGGGACCGTCGCCGAGCACAACGCCACCCGCGAGTCCGTCGGCCTGTTCGACGTCAGCCACCTGGGAAAGGCCCTGGTCAAAGGGCCCGGTGCGGCTGCCTACGTCAACTCGGCGTTTACCAACGACCTGAACCGGATCGGACCGGGTAAGGCGCAGTACACCCTGTGCTGCACAGAAAACGGAGGCGCCGCGGGGGTTATCGACGACCTGATCGCCTACTACGTCTCCGACGACGAGATCTTCCTGGTGCCCAACGCCGCCAACACCGCCGCGGTGGTCGCCGAACTGAAAAAGCATGCTCCCGACGGGCTCACCATCACCGACGAGCACCGCTCGTATGCGGTGCTGGCGGTGCAGGGGCCGAAATCCACCGAGGTACTGGCCGCGCTCGGGCTGCCCACCGAGATGGACTACATGGGTTACGTCGACGCGGATTACGACGGCGTGTTCGTGCGGGTCTGCCGCACCGGTTACACCGGTGAACACGGCTATGAGCTGCTACCGGACTGGGACCGCGCCGGCGTGGTGTTCGACGCCCTGGTGGCGGCGGTGCGCGCGGCTGGCGGAGAACCCGCGGGCCTGGGTGCCCGCGACACCCTGCGCACCGAGATGGGCTACCCGCTGCACGGTCACGAGCTGTCGCTGGACATCTCGCCGCTGCAGGCCCGCTGCGGCTGGGCGATCGGCTGGAAGAAGGATGCGTTCTGGGGGCGCGATGCGTTGCTGGCCGAGAAGCAGGCCGGCCCGGCACGCGTGCTGCGCGGCCTCAAAGCGGTCGGCCGCGGGGTATTGCGCGCCGATCTCGCGGTGCTCGACGGGGACACCCGGATCGGCACCACGACGTCGGGGACGTTCTCGCCGTCGCTGAAAGTCGGTATCGCACTGGCGCTCATCGACACTGCCCACGACATCGCCGACGGGCAGCGGGTGAGTGTGGACGTGCGTGGCCGCGCTGTCGAGTGCGAAGTGGTCAAGCCACCGTTTGTGGCCGCGAAAACACGTTAG
- a CDS encoding branched-chain amino acid aminotransferase: MTSGHLEFTVSANANPATDAVRESILANPGFGKFHTDHMVAIDYTAGQGWHDARVIPYGPIELDPSSIVLHYAQEVFEGLKAYRWADGSIVSFRPESNAQRLRASSRRLAIPELPEDVFIESLRQLIAADEKWVPAAGGEESLYLRPFVIATEPGLGVRPANEYRYLVIGSPAGAYFKGGVKPVSVWLSHEYVRASPGGTGAAKFGGNYAASLLAQAQAADNGCDQVVWLDAIERRYVEEMGGMNLFFVFGSGGSARLVTPELSGSLLPGITRESLLQLATDAGFAVEERKIDVDEWQKKAAAGEITEVFACGTAAVITPVSRVKYADGEFTIADGQPGEITMALRDTLTGIQRGTFADTHGWMSRLN; this comes from the coding sequence ATGACTAGCGGCCATCTCGAGTTCACGGTTTCAGCCAATGCGAATCCGGCGACCGATGCGGTACGCGAATCGATCTTGGCCAACCCCGGCTTCGGCAAGTTCCACACCGACCACATGGTGGCCATCGACTACACCGCCGGGCAGGGCTGGCACGACGCACGGGTGATCCCGTACGGGCCGATCGAACTCGACCCGTCGTCCATCGTCCTGCACTACGCGCAGGAAGTGTTCGAGGGGCTCAAGGCCTATCGGTGGGCGGACGGCTCGATCGTGTCGTTCCGGCCGGAGTCCAATGCGCAGCGGTTGCGTGCCTCCTCGCGGCGGCTCGCCATCCCGGAACTTCCCGAGGACGTGTTCATCGAGTCGCTTCGTCAGCTCATCGCGGCCGACGAGAAGTGGGTGCCCGCCGCCGGTGGTGAGGAGTCGCTGTACCTGCGGCCGTTCGTGATCGCCACCGAACCGGGGTTGGGTGTGCGTCCGGCCAACGAGTACCGCTACCTGGTGATCGGCTCACCGGCCGGGGCCTACTTCAAGGGCGGCGTCAAACCGGTCAGTGTGTGGCTGTCACACGAGTACGTGCGCGCCTCACCCGGCGGCACCGGCGCGGCCAAATTCGGCGGCAACTACGCGGCCTCACTGCTGGCTCAGGCTCAGGCCGCCGACAACGGCTGCGACCAGGTGGTGTGGCTGGACGCGATCGAGCGCCGCTACGTCGAAGAGATGGGCGGCATGAACCTGTTCTTCGTCTTCGGCAGCGGCGGTTCGGCCCGGCTCGTCACACCGGAGCTGTCCGGCTCGCTGTTGCCGGGAATCACGCGAGAATCCTTGCTGCAGTTGGCCACCGACGCCGGCTTCGCGGTCGAAGAACGCAAGATCGACGTCGACGAATGGCAGAAGAAGGCCGCCGCCGGCGAGATCACCGAGGTGTTCGCCTGCGGGACCGCCGCGGTGATCACCCCGGTGTCGAGGGTCAAGTACGCGGACGGCGAGTTCACCATCGCCGACGGACAACCCGGCGAGATCACCATGGCTCTACGCGACACCCTGACCGGGATCCAGCGGGGCACCTTCGCCGATACGCACGGGTGGATGTCCCGGCTGAACTAG